Proteins encoded in a region of the Triplophysa rosa linkage group LG14, Trosa_1v2, whole genome shotgun sequence genome:
- the LOC130565200 gene encoding olfactory receptor 52K1-like, giving the protein MENGTMPSYFYFTLFKEFVHLRYIILIVTLSVFFAIVLFNVIILYVVFKERSLHEPMYILITCLSVNDLYGSAGFFPRLIIDILSDTNVISRSACFVQIYIIYTYAISEYTILTLMAYDRYVAICHPLKYHRLMNSKVTTLYMGIASLYAMFSMGLVIFFSARLPLCGTDIARLYCFNWSVVRLSCGVSTSTNNIIGFFVTTTTVFLPAFFILYTYVRILIVCQKSSKEFRGKALQTCLPHIISFFNYSISIFCDVALGRYDSDKYKFAAIVFSVEFLVLPPVCNPLIYGLNLPEIRKYILCLFRRSKIAHFPSK; this is encoded by the coding sequence ATGGAGAATGGAACCATGCCTTCATATTTTTACTTCACTTTGTTCAAGGAATTTGTTCACCTCAGATATATCATCCTAATAGTGAcactttcagttttttttgccattgtattatttaatgtcattattttatatgttgtgtttaAGGAAAGAAGTCTTCATGAACCAATGTACATATTAATaacttgtctgtctgtcaatgACCTCTATGGCTCAGCTGGTTTCTTTCCTAGATTAATAATTGATATCCTTTCTGATACAAATGTTATTTCCAGGTCAGCGTGCTTTGTTCagatatatataatttatacataCGCAATATCTGAATACACTATATTAACTCTGATGGCGTATGATAGATATGTTGCCATTTGTCATCCTTTAAAATATCACAGACTTATGAACTCAAAAGTAACAACACTGTACATGGGAATAGCATCACTTTATgcaatgttttctatgggtctTGTTATTTTCTTTTCAGCTAGATTGCCTTTGTGTGGGACTGACATAGCCAGACTTTACTGTTTCAACTGGTCTGTGGTTCGACTCTCTTGTGGGGTTTCAACTTCGACTAACAACATTATTGGATTTTTTGTCACGACAACAACAGTTTTTCTGCctgcctttttcattttatacaCGTATGTCAGAATTTtgattgtttgtcagaaaagcTCCAAAGAATTTAGGGGCAAAGCATTGCAAACGTGTCTTCCTCACATTATAAGCTTTTTTAACTACTCTATTTCAATCTTTTGTGATGTTGCTTTAGGTCGGTATGATTCCGACAAGTATAAATTTGCTGCTATAGTTTTTTCAGTGGAATTTCTGGTTTTACCACCTGTTTGCAATCCTCTCATTTATGGCTTAAACTTGCCAGAAATacgtaaatatattttgtgtttgtttcgaCGTTCAAAAATTGCCCATTTTCCAAGTAAATAA